A portion of the Chryseobacterium tructae genome contains these proteins:
- a CDS encoding type IA DNA topoisomerase, translating to MKTIIAEKPSVAREIAGLVGASDKKEGYLTGNGYFVTWAFGHLIGLGMPEDYGITGFDKASLPILPNPFLLTVRKVKKDKGYTADAGALKQLKIIDQLFNRSDSIIVATDAGREGELIFRYIYEHLKCKKPFERLWISSLTEKAIKQGFDNLKDGAAFDGLYRAAQGRSRADWLVGINATQALSIAASNGVYSLGRVQTPTLALICRRYLENKNFSVKKYWQIQLLHHKAGIDFKSLSKTKWEDQKLADDTLKAIQRSDTATITSVETKNVTEQPPLLFDLTGLQKEANKKLNLSAEETLNIAQSLYEKKFITYPRTGSKYIPEDVWAEIPNLVRALQDRETCKQAVAKVKWGRFNKRIVNDLRVTDHHGLLITDKIPSALNAKENAVYDMIAFRLLEAISQACIKEITDIAIQALHYDFMAKGCKIMEAGWRSIKGSFSDDDTEPIQDLLELKKGDELKIKEATVLEKQTKPPVLYTEAGLLSAMESAGKEIENEEERKALQNIGIGTPATRAAIIETLFTRNYIQRDKKSLIPTEKGLQVYELVKDRKIADVAMTAEWELALQKIENNEADAGAFQKEMEIYASSITNELLQTSIANGNLPKLNCPKCKSQQLIIRDKIVKCPDEVCSWVQFRNVCGVQIGIADIESLVNKRKTSLIKGMKSKAGKKFDAYIVLNEQADSSFEFEQSKNYKK from the coding sequence ATGAAAACAATAATTGCAGAAAAACCAAGCGTAGCAAGGGAAATAGCCGGACTTGTGGGAGCATCTGATAAAAAGGAAGGCTACCTGACAGGTAACGGCTATTTTGTTACGTGGGCATTCGGTCATTTAATAGGATTGGGAATGCCCGAAGATTACGGTATTACGGGATTTGACAAAGCATCATTGCCGATACTCCCCAACCCGTTTTTACTGACCGTCCGGAAAGTAAAAAAAGACAAAGGCTATACCGCTGATGCAGGTGCGTTGAAGCAACTGAAAATAATAGACCAGCTTTTCAACCGTAGCGATAGCATTATTGTAGCTACCGATGCAGGACGTGAGGGCGAACTCATCTTTCGCTATATATATGAACACCTCAAATGCAAGAAACCATTTGAACGGCTTTGGATAAGCTCGCTTACCGAAAAAGCCATCAAGCAAGGCTTTGACAACCTAAAAGACGGGGCAGCATTTGACGGGTTGTATCGGGCAGCACAAGGCAGAAGCCGTGCCGATTGGTTGGTGGGCATCAATGCTACACAGGCATTAAGCATTGCCGCAAGTAACGGGGTTTACTCGCTCGGCAGGGTGCAAACGCCCACACTGGCTTTGATATGCAGGCGTTATCTCGAAAACAAAAACTTCTCGGTAAAGAAATATTGGCAGATACAGTTGTTGCATCACAAAGCAGGTATTGATTTTAAAAGCCTTTCCAAAACCAAATGGGAAGACCAAAAACTCGCCGATGATACATTGAAAGCCATTCAGCGAAGCGATACGGCTACAATTACATCAGTAGAAACCAAGAACGTTACAGAACAACCGCCTTTGTTGTTTGACCTTACCGGATTGCAAAAGGAAGCCAACAAAAAGTTGAATTTGTCTGCCGAAGAAACCCTAAACATTGCCCAAAGCCTTTACGAAAAGAAGTTTATAACTTACCCACGCACAGGGAGTAAATACATTCCCGAAGATGTATGGGCAGAAATTCCCAATCTCGTGAGAGCATTGCAGGATAGAGAAACCTGTAAGCAAGCCGTAGCCAAAGTAAAATGGGGTCGTTTCAACAAACGTATCGTGAACGACCTGCGTGTTACCGACCATCACGGTTTGCTGATTACGGATAAAATACCGTCTGCCCTTAACGCTAAGGAAAATGCGGTTTATGATATGATTGCCTTTCGGTTGCTCGAAGCTATTTCACAAGCCTGTATCAAGGAGATAACCGATATTGCTATACAGGCATTGCATTACGATTTTATGGCAAAAGGCTGTAAGATTATGGAAGCAGGCTGGCGTTCCATTAAAGGGAGTTTCTCGGATGATGATACCGAACCTATACAGGATTTGCTCGAACTGAAAAAGGGTGATGAACTCAAAATTAAGGAAGCCACCGTTTTGGAAAAGCAAACCAAACCGCCTGTGCTTTATACCGAAGCAGGGCTTTTGTCGGCTATGGAAAGTGCCGGAAAGGAAATCGAAAACGAAGAGGAACGTAAAGCCCTGCAAAATATTGGTATTGGTACGCCTGCAACAAGGGCGGCGATTATCGAAACCTTGTTTACCCGAAATTATATCCAAAGGGATAAGAAATCCTTAATCCCGACTGAAAAAGGATTGCAGGTATATGAACTCGTAAAAGACCGCAAAATTGCAGATGTGGCAATGACCGCTGAATGGGAATTGGCATTACAGAAAATAGAAAACAATGAAGCCGATGCCGGAGCATTTCAAAAGGAAATGGAAATCTATGCTTCATCTATTACCAATGAACTATTGCAAACTTCCATTGCCAACGGCAACCTGCCCAAACTTAACTGCCCGAAATGTAAAAGCCAGCAACTCATTATCCGTGATAAGATAGTGAAGTGCCCTGATGAAGTTTGTAGTTGGGTACAGTTTCGCAATGTGTGTGGCGTACAAATTGGGATAGCCGATATTGAAAGCCTTGTCAATAAAAGAAAAACTTCGCTCATCAAAGGAATGAAAAGCAAGGCAGGAAAGAAGTTCGATGCCTATATCGTATTGAATGAGCAAGCCGATAGTTCCTTTGAATTTGAGCAAAGCAAAAATTACAAGAAGTAA